The following proteins are encoded in a genomic region of Sneathiella marina:
- the paaD gene encoding 1,2-phenylacetyl-CoA epoxidase subunit PaaD, giving the protein MVTMLAIEDIKAVLELVKDPEIPVLSVEDMGIIRDVRYLDGRLQIVITPTYSGCPAMDVIEEDISTMLKLHAIDDFDINTELSPAWTTDWITADGREKLRAFGIAPPTGKSKGALLGHDVVGCPQCSSTNTVMVSEFGSTACKAHYKCQECLEPFDYFKCV; this is encoded by the coding sequence ATGGTAACCATGTTGGCCATAGAAGACATAAAAGCCGTACTTGAACTCGTGAAAGACCCGGAGATCCCGGTTTTAAGCGTTGAGGATATGGGGATTATTCGGGATGTCCGATATCTCGATGGCCGATTGCAAATCGTTATTACACCAACATATTCCGGGTGCCCTGCAATGGATGTAATCGAAGAGGATATCTCGACGATGCTTAAACTACATGCCATTGATGATTTTGATATAAATACTGAGCTATCGCCAGCCTGGACGACCGACTGGATCACAGCTGATGGGCGGGAAAAACTCCGAGCGTTCGGAATAGCCCCCCCGACAGGCAAAAGCAAAGGCGCTCTTCTGGGACATGACGTCGTGGGCTGTCCGCAATGTAGTTCGACAAACACGGTGATGGTTAGCGAATTTGGATCAACCGCATGTAAAGCCCATTATAAATGCCAGGAATGCCTGGAACCTTTCGACTATTTTAAATGTGTTTAG
- the mtnA gene encoding S-methyl-5-thioribose-1-phosphate isomerase, with protein sequence MKVDGKAYRSIWLATDGWSVEIIDQTKLPHEFVVVTLTSAEEAAHAISAMLVRGAPLIGATAAYGMCLGLRDDPSDAQLKATAELLINTRPTAVNLRWAIQGMQKLLGPLPPSERVAAAYKNATRICNEDVAINSAIGDHGLKIIEDIWYGKNQKGVVNILTHCNAGWLATVDWGTALSPIYKAYNKGIPVHVWVDETRPRNQGAHLTAWELGKHGVEHTLIVDNAGGHLMQHGEVDLCITGTDRTTASGDVCNKIGTYLKALAAKDNNVPFYVALPGPTIDWEIDDGIADIPIEVRNSHEIEYVSGCNSEGKIEEVRILPKTSSSKNYAFDVTPAHLVTGLITERGICAASKAGLAELFAP encoded by the coding sequence GTGAAAGTAGACGGTAAAGCTTATAGAAGTATCTGGCTTGCCACCGACGGCTGGTCGGTAGAAATTATTGATCAGACGAAACTTCCCCACGAGTTTGTTGTTGTTACACTTACATCAGCCGAAGAAGCTGCCCATGCGATCTCAGCCATGCTGGTCCGCGGAGCTCCGCTAATTGGCGCGACGGCAGCTTACGGCATGTGTCTAGGGCTACGCGATGATCCATCAGATGCGCAATTGAAGGCGACAGCTGAATTGCTCATTAATACGCGACCGACGGCTGTGAATTTGCGCTGGGCGATACAGGGAATGCAGAAATTGCTGGGACCCCTGCCACCTTCCGAAAGGGTCGCGGCAGCCTACAAGAATGCGACGCGCATCTGCAATGAAGATGTCGCCATCAATAGCGCCATTGGAGATCACGGCCTAAAAATCATTGAAGATATTTGGTACGGCAAAAACCAAAAGGGGGTCGTAAATATTCTGACCCATTGTAATGCCGGTTGGTTGGCGACAGTTGACTGGGGAACTGCATTATCCCCGATCTACAAAGCCTATAACAAAGGAATCCCTGTCCATGTCTGGGTTGATGAAACGCGGCCGCGAAATCAAGGGGCACATTTAACTGCCTGGGAACTCGGCAAGCATGGTGTTGAGCATACGCTTATTGTTGACAATGCCGGTGGTCATTTAATGCAGCATGGGGAAGTTGACCTTTGTATTACAGGTACTGACCGGACAACAGCGTCCGGTGATGTATGCAATAAAATTGGGACATATCTAAAAGCATTGGCTGCAAAAGATAACAACGTTCCGTTTTATGTCGCGCTTCCAGGCCCGACGATCGATTGGGAAATTGATGACGGCATTGCTGATATTCCAATTGAAGTGAGAAATAGCCATGAAATTGAATATGTTAGCGGATGTAACTCTGAAGGTAAAATTGAGGAGGTTAGAATCCTGCCCAAGACCAGTTCATCGAAAAACTATGCGTTTGACGTAACTCCCGCACATTTGGTGACCGGGTTGATTACGGAGCGGGGGATATGCGCTGCCTCCAAGGCCGGATTGGCGGAATTATTCGCTCCTTAA
- the denD gene encoding D-erythronate dehydrogenase, translating to MKIVITGGLGFLGQRLCSTILKGEFLIDSSDVKRTVSEIILFDIVDNPNIADDRITYVSGDISDPVQVDNLITKDVESIFHLAAIVSADAEENFDLGMKINLDGTRNILEAARRLPQPPKVIFTSSIATYGGELPNTVVDATKQSPQTSYGVAKVAGELLVHDYSRKGFIDGRSLRLPTISVRTGLPNKAASTWASSIIREPLSGKDAICPVTEDSFMACMSPKKIVEAFIHAHNLPVEKFSEGRSLLLTGISVSAGEMAEAVERHKGNRTLGKIMWEHNPDIQKIVDGWPKGTFSQRAENLGFPKDDSIDDIVRAFIEDDLDTQIALYGTG from the coding sequence GTGAAAATAGTTATAACAGGCGGCCTCGGTTTTCTTGGGCAACGACTATGCAGTACAATTTTAAAGGGTGAATTTCTGATTGACTCATCTGATGTAAAAAGGACTGTTTCGGAAATTATTTTGTTTGATATCGTCGACAATCCGAATATTGCCGATGATCGCATTACATATGTTTCCGGCGATATATCAGATCCTGTACAGGTAGACAATTTGATTACCAAAGATGTCGAGAGCATTTTCCATCTTGCGGCAATCGTAAGCGCAGATGCTGAAGAAAATTTCGATTTGGGAATGAAGATTAATCTCGATGGCACCCGGAACATTCTTGAAGCAGCTCGTCGGCTTCCTCAGCCACCTAAAGTTATTTTTACAAGCTCCATTGCGACTTATGGCGGAGAGCTTCCAAATACAGTTGTCGATGCAACAAAACAATCACCGCAAACATCCTATGGTGTCGCCAAAGTTGCGGGTGAACTGCTTGTACATGACTATAGCCGTAAAGGTTTTATTGATGGACGATCTCTCAGATTACCGACAATTTCCGTCCGTACGGGACTCCCTAACAAAGCGGCATCCACATGGGCAAGTTCGATTATCCGGGAACCGTTGAGCGGCAAGGATGCTATTTGCCCTGTCACGGAAGATAGTTTTATGGCCTGTATGAGCCCAAAAAAGATTGTGGAAGCCTTTATACACGCTCACAATCTGCCGGTTGAAAAGTTTTCCGAAGGAAGGTCCCTCCTGCTTACCGGCATTTCGGTTTCTGCGGGAGAAATGGCAGAGGCTGTCGAACGTCATAAAGGAAACAGAACATTAGGAAAAATAATGTGGGAACATAACCCCGATATTCAGAAAATTGTTGACGGATGGCCTAAAGGCACCTTCTCGCAGAGGGCCGAGAATTTAGGGTTTCCCAAAGATGACAGCATTGACGACATCGTTCGCGCGTTTATTGAAGATGATCTGGATACACAAATCGCGTTATACGGAACAGGTTAA
- the paaA gene encoding 1,2-phenylacetyl-CoA epoxidase subunit PaaA, producing MDVVNTDNEWTDEELEIAFQNKVDAEQRIEPKDWMPDRYRQTLIRQMSQHAHSEIVGMLPEGNWLTRAPSLKRKAVLMAKIQDEGGHGLYLYSATETLGISRDEMYEQLHSGKAKYSSIFNYPTLTWADVGAIGWLVDGAAITNQIALCRCSYGPYARAMVKICKEESFHQRQGYEIMMTMAQGTAEQREMAQDALNRWWWPSLMMFGPNDTNSPQSAQSMKWKIKRQSNDELRQKFVDATVPQAKFLNLRIPDDDLVWNEERKAHDFGEIDWVEFKNVVKGNGLCNRERLKARVDAHDGGKWVRDAALAYANKQKLRAVDAA from the coding sequence ATGGATGTCGTGAATACCGATAACGAATGGACAGATGAGGAGCTGGAAATTGCTTTTCAAAATAAGGTTGATGCAGAGCAGCGCATTGAACCGAAAGATTGGATGCCAGATAGATATCGTCAAACATTGATCCGCCAAATGTCGCAGCACGCCCATTCAGAAATCGTCGGCATGCTACCTGAAGGTAATTGGCTGACCCGGGCTCCGTCTTTAAAGAGAAAGGCCGTTCTGATGGCGAAAATCCAGGACGAGGGTGGCCACGGACTATATTTGTATAGTGCAACGGAGACACTGGGAATTTCACGTGATGAAATGTACGAGCAACTGCATTCCGGCAAAGCCAAGTATTCCAGTATCTTTAATTACCCTACATTGACTTGGGCTGATGTTGGTGCCATTGGCTGGCTCGTTGACGGCGCTGCCATCACCAATCAGATTGCTTTATGCCGTTGTTCCTATGGTCCTTACGCGCGGGCTATGGTGAAAATCTGTAAGGAAGAGAGTTTTCATCAGCGTCAGGGCTACGAAATCATGATGACCATGGCGCAAGGAACGGCAGAACAGAGAGAAATGGCACAGGATGCATTGAATAGGTGGTGGTGGCCTTCTTTGATGATGTTTGGACCAAACGATACGAATTCACCGCAATCTGCACAGTCCATGAAATGGAAAATAAAGCGACAATCCAACGACGAACTCCGACAAAAATTTGTTGATGCTACCGTTCCGCAAGCCAAGTTTCTGAACCTGCGTATTCCAGATGATGATCTTGTCTGGAATGAAGAGCGGAAGGCCCATGATTTCGGTGAAATCGACTGGGTGGAATTTAAGAATGTGGTGAAAGGCAACGGTTTATGTAATCGGGAAAGATTGAAAGCCCGCGTTGATGCGCATGATGGCGGCAAGTGGGTAAGGGATGCGGCCCTTGCCTATGCCAACAAACAGAAATTACGCGCCGTTGATGCGGCGTGA
- the paaB gene encoding 1,2-phenylacetyl-CoA epoxidase subunit PaaB encodes MNSIPANELPLFEVFIRSKNGLDHKHVGSLHASDAEMALTNARDVYTRRSEGVSIWVVKTTDITASNPEDKGNFYEPSDDKTYRHPTFYEIPEEVGHM; translated from the coding sequence ATGAATAGTATACCAGCAAATGAACTGCCGCTTTTTGAAGTATTTATCAGAAGCAAGAATGGCCTGGACCATAAACATGTGGGAAGCCTTCATGCGTCGGACGCCGAAATGGCGCTTACCAATGCACGGGATGTTTATACGCGCCGCAGTGAAGGCGTTAGCATCTGGGTTGTAAAAACAACTGATATCACCGCTTCAAACCCTGAAGATAAAGGAAATTTCTATGAGCCTAGCGATGACAAGACATATCGTCATCCCACCTTTTACGAGATTCCTGAAGAAGTAGGGCATATGTAA
- a CDS encoding FadR/GntR family transcriptional regulator yields MMERDKWYYPANGIHGKVVHEIGQEIVSGIIKPGEKIPDEVEILRRFQGSRTAIREALRVLTAKGLIEAKQRAGTRVRAREYWNLLDPDIIAWQSYDPSDRNDFRNLVETRVLVEPLVTRLVAQRATEEELDQLEDIYLAMTVADEKESLADFYPACVNFHMTIYEICHNDLLSRLSGISQSLCDYHFKLKQPGNIYVTGMSGFYLEILKLLRSRNAEGAEQAMQSLLDMKVTDLRELHSEKQMATNSNLGKLPLN; encoded by the coding sequence ATGATGGAAAGAGATAAATGGTATTATCCGGCAAATGGAATTCATGGGAAAGTTGTTCATGAAATTGGCCAGGAAATAGTCTCTGGGATTATTAAGCCTGGTGAAAAAATCCCGGATGAAGTCGAAATATTAAGAAGATTTCAGGGCAGTCGAACGGCGATAAGAGAAGCATTACGAGTATTAACAGCAAAAGGATTAATTGAGGCAAAACAGCGGGCTGGAACCCGGGTAAGGGCGCGTGAATATTGGAATTTGCTGGATCCTGATATTATCGCCTGGCAATCATATGACCCGTCGGACCGTAATGATTTTAGAAATCTTGTTGAAACCAGAGTTCTTGTGGAGCCACTGGTTACACGTTTGGTTGCACAACGGGCAACCGAAGAGGAACTTGACCAATTAGAGGACATCTATTTGGCAATGACTGTCGCAGATGAAAAGGAATCTTTAGCGGATTTTTACCCTGCATGTGTGAACTTCCACATGACAATATACGAAATCTGCCATAATGATTTACTCTCTCGATTAAGCGGGATTTCGCAATCTTTATGCGATTATCATTTCAAACTGAAGCAGCCGGGAAATATTTACGTGACGGGCATGTCAGGTTTCTATTTGGAAATCCTCAAGCTTTTACGTAGCCGGAACGCGGAAGGCGCTGAACAGGCAATGCAGTCCTTACTGGATATGAAAGTTACGGATCTGCGTGAACTGCATTCAGAGAAGCAAATGGCTACAAATAGTAACTTGGGCAAGCTCCCTCTTAATTAA
- the paaC gene encoding 1,2-phenylacetyl-CoA epoxidase subunit PaaC: MTDNNALFEYLLRLGDNSLILGQRLAEWCGHAPILEEELALTNIGLDLVGQSRLLLTYAAEVEGAGRDEDMLAFHRDTQAWRNLLLLEQPNGDFAKTIARQFFFDNFQYLQFEGLCQSKDDRLAAIAAKSLKEITYHLRHSTNWVLRLGDGTTESHEKMQIAIDELWGFLPEMFDMDEIDTQLLAEGVGVDLAALKPRWDEVVNAVLLEATLERPEDTWSVRGSREGKHSEHLGYLLAEMQFLQRAYPDAKW; encoded by the coding sequence ATGACGGATAATAACGCGCTCTTTGAATATCTATTGAGACTAGGGGACAATAGTCTGATACTGGGTCAACGTCTGGCAGAATGGTGCGGGCATGCTCCCATCCTGGAGGAAGAACTTGCGCTAACTAATATTGGCCTGGATCTTGTTGGGCAATCGCGGCTATTGCTCACTTATGCCGCTGAAGTCGAAGGTGCCGGCAGAGATGAAGATATGCTCGCCTTTCATCGGGACACACAGGCATGGCGGAATTTGCTGCTTTTGGAGCAGCCCAACGGGGATTTTGCCAAAACCATAGCGCGCCAGTTCTTTTTCGATAATTTCCAGTATTTGCAGTTTGAAGGATTATGCCAGTCCAAGGATGACCGGCTTGCCGCGATTGCCGCGAAATCACTTAAAGAGATAACCTACCATCTCCGCCATAGTACCAATTGGGTCCTCCGGTTAGGTGATGGAACAACGGAAAGTCACGAGAAAATGCAAATCGCCATTGATGAGCTATGGGGGTTTCTTCCCGAAATGTTCGATATGGATGAAATAGATACACAATTATTGGCCGAGGGAGTTGGCGTCGATTTGGCGGCCTTAAAACCCCGTTGGGACGAGGTCGTAAACGCCGTGCTCCTCGAAGCGACGCTGGAACGGCCGGAGGATACCTGGTCCGTCCGGGGAAGCCGGGAGGGCAAACATTCTGAACATCTTGGCTATTTGCTGGCTGAAATGCAGTTCTTGCAGCGTGCTTATCCGGATGCGAAATGGTAA
- the paaE gene encoding 1,2-phenylacetyl-CoA epoxidase subunit PaaE, translated as MTIFHPLTIKNVTQETRDAVSITFDVPMELKEAYQFTQGQHLTLKEKLGGEEYRRSYSICSAVGDDELRVAIKQIDGGVFSSHANENFAPGQILEVMEPQGRFYSELNAKNANSYLAIAVGSGITPIISIVKTILKTEKNSQVTLIYGNRSVTSILFLEELEDLKNIYKDRLNLMHILSREHQDAELFNGRVTGEKCKQIFGTLVDLTKINDVFLCGPEQMIMEVKEVLQNSGVDPSHIHFELFITDAAIKAAGIPKKKKKGEGPKRQVRIILDGRQSDIDVREDGRSILDVALSQGMDLPYACKGGVCSTCRAKVVRGEVQMDLNYALEDSEVAEGYVLTCQSHPLTEDVIVDYDA; from the coding sequence GTGACCATATTCCATCCATTGACGATAAAAAATGTAACGCAGGAAACTCGTGATGCTGTTTCCATTACCTTTGATGTACCAATGGAACTCAAAGAAGCTTACCAATTCACGCAAGGTCAACATCTGACACTAAAAGAGAAATTGGGGGGTGAAGAATATCGCAGATCCTATTCAATTTGCAGTGCAGTCGGTGATGACGAATTACGGGTCGCCATCAAACAGATTGACGGGGGTGTATTCTCCAGTCATGCGAATGAAAATTTTGCGCCAGGACAAATTCTTGAAGTGATGGAACCGCAAGGCCGGTTTTACTCTGAACTGAATGCAAAGAATGCAAATAGTTATTTGGCAATTGCGGTCGGTAGCGGTATTACCCCCATCATTTCCATTGTTAAAACGATTTTAAAAACGGAGAAAAATAGCCAGGTTACTTTGATTTATGGAAATCGTTCCGTCACGAGCATCCTGTTTTTGGAAGAATTGGAAGATCTGAAAAATATCTACAAGGATCGTTTGAATCTAATGCATATCCTGAGCCGGGAGCATCAAGATGCGGAGCTTTTCAACGGGCGCGTTACCGGCGAGAAGTGCAAACAGATTTTTGGCACATTAGTTGATCTCACCAAGATAAATGATGTTTTTCTCTGCGGCCCTGAGCAAATGATCATGGAAGTAAAGGAAGTTTTGCAGAACAGTGGTGTAGACCCCAGCCATATACATTTTGAGCTGTTTATTACGGATGCCGCAATAAAGGCAGCAGGAATTCCAAAAAAGAAAAAGAAGGGAGAGGGGCCCAAGAGGCAAGTGCGCATCATTTTGGATGGCCGGCAATCAGATATTGATGTTCGTGAAGATGGAAGATCCATCCTCGATGTGGCGTTAAGCCAGGGAATGGATTTGCCATATGCCTGTAAAGGAGGGGTGTGTTCCACATGCCGGGCAAAGGTTGTCCGCGGTGAGGTGCAAATGGACCTGAATTATGCCCTGGAAGATAGTGAAGTTGCTGAAGGGTATGTTCTGACCTGTCAATCTCACCCCTTAACCGAAGATGTGATTGTCGATTACGATGCCTAG
- a CDS encoding S-(hydroxymethyl)glutathione dehydrogenase/class III alcohol dehydrogenase — protein MDVKAAVAHKAGAPLTIETVSLDGPREGEVLVEIKASGLCHTDAFTLSGDDPEGIFPAILGHEGAGVVVDVGPGVSSLKKGDHVIPLYTPECRQCNYCTSGKTNLCQAIRVTQGQGLMPDGSSRFKINGEKVFHYMGCSTFANYTVVPEIALAKIRQDAPFEKVCYIGCGVTTGIGAVINTAQVKPGDNVVVFGLGGIGLNVIQGARLAGANMIVGVDLNNSRKELGEKFGMTHFVNPSDLEEDIVPYLVDLTGGGADYSFECIGNVNVMRQALECCHKGWGESIIIGVAGAGQEISTRPFQLVTGRVWKGTAFGGAKGRTDVPRIVDWYMDGKINIDDLITHVMPLEDINKGFDLMHEGKSIRGVVTF, from the coding sequence ATGGACGTAAAAGCCGCTGTAGCACATAAAGCAGGTGCCCCCCTCACTATCGAAACGGTCTCACTGGATGGCCCAAGAGAGGGTGAAGTATTGGTGGAGATCAAGGCAAGCGGCCTTTGCCACACGGATGCGTTTACCCTGTCCGGAGATGACCCTGAAGGTATCTTTCCTGCCATACTTGGTCATGAAGGCGCTGGTGTTGTTGTGGATGTTGGTCCAGGTGTCAGTAGCCTGAAAAAGGGTGATCATGTTATTCCCCTTTATACCCCTGAGTGCAGGCAATGCAATTACTGCACAAGTGGTAAGACAAATCTCTGCCAAGCTATTCGCGTTACTCAAGGCCAAGGCCTGATGCCAGATGGATCCAGCAGATTTAAGATTAACGGTGAAAAAGTATTTCACTATATGGGCTGTTCAACATTTGCGAATTATACCGTCGTCCCGGAAATCGCCCTTGCAAAAATCCGACAAGACGCTCCGTTCGAAAAAGTCTGCTATATCGGGTGCGGCGTAACAACTGGCATTGGAGCTGTCATAAACACAGCTCAAGTTAAGCCCGGGGACAATGTTGTTGTCTTCGGTCTTGGCGGTATCGGCCTAAATGTTATTCAGGGGGCCCGGCTCGCTGGCGCAAATATGATTGTTGGTGTTGATTTAAATAATAGCCGCAAAGAGCTAGGCGAGAAATTCGGCATGACGCATTTCGTCAACCCATCGGACCTTGAAGAGGATATTGTCCCATATTTGGTGGATTTAACGGGGGGTGGCGCAGATTACTCCTTTGAATGCATAGGTAATGTGAATGTCATGCGCCAAGCGCTCGAGTGCTGCCACAAAGGCTGGGGAGAAAGCATCATTATTGGTGTTGCGGGAGCTGGACAGGAAATATCGACACGTCCCTTCCAGCTAGTCACAGGCAGGGTCTGGAAAGGTACGGCATTCGGTGGAGCCAAGGGCAGGACAGATGTTCCACGCATCGTCGATTGGTATATGGATGGCAAAATCAATATTGATGACCTGATTACCCATGTCATGCCACTTGAAGATATAAATAAAGGGTTCGACTTGATGCATGAGGGAAAATCCATTCGCGGTGTTGTGACCTTTTAA